A window of Mangifera indica cultivar Alphonso chromosome 11, CATAS_Mindica_2.1, whole genome shotgun sequence contains these coding sequences:
- the LOC123229604 gene encoding paramyosin: MEDDEMDSLFEGMVLFSPSQLVTDQSLEGDHSESQSQSHHDAPSLEVVPAPASSSSEPLDEDLFSDLTLQTPEYQPSPSKTKSSRKKKKAAGLRIGYARDSPRILPDGDYDDDTFDDDSSIVADETSSTSNVPDKDKEKKKDDDYNNPQQRFEHVKTRILEKLNTAREFSSSVSAARKDSIRRRRKASEDLLSASLKRSLLEKHLDEACEAEDFETAQRISDDLASSENHKQSLLIALRDAEAHCDAVDSQVHQVLLSQIAAEEESASLLYRFSADAKNDADVFLKQAETLSSEEMEKWLSSTEALEGRKIELEIESHLVNDARSVLNNSVDAPIEDDKREKEFLCKRKNMLFDELQKLLALVREKEKEIADNDSKIQAVEKRIADALSGFQELQSSVDTKFDNLQSAISQLELESEALLMKKKEIDEFLKEEVDRVTKLKEIARVSADEAKAYQEMVGLRRSLMSSVLKSRDYKVRLAKTEEKLSEEIQMLQQEVSAARTSLQELSSMKSSIQQTAASFRQRILFTDKRAPELEAEKKVAATARNFKEAARIAAEAKSLSGEKDSLQIEMDKAVLKLEKLEGNFKDTVKRLQETEELIISKEKEMAVARFQRLLIVSGAATAERSAALELGNLEEANLLLGEAEAADQEAKKLKPIYNLREEEFENLPKHFISMELVANFGKKQLAELAASVHLSSA, encoded by the exons ATGGAGGATGATGAGATGGATTCTTTATTCGAAGGGATGGTGTTGTTTTCTCCATCTCAATTAGTAACAGATCAGAGCCTAGAGGGCGATCATTCTGaatctcaatctcaatctcATCATGATGCTCCTTCTTTGGAAGTAGTACCAGCACCGGCATCCTCATCATCTGAGCCCCTTGATGAAGACCTGTTCTCCGACCTCACTCTCCAAACCCCCGAATACCAACCCTCCCCTTCCAAAACAAAGTCTTCccgaaagaaaaagaaagccgCTGGATTACGGATCGGATACGCTAGAGATTCGCCTCGTATACTTCCTGACGGAGATTATGATGATGACACTTTTGATGATGATTCTTCAATTGTGGCGGATGAAACTTCTTCTACTTCTAATGTACCTgataaagacaaagagaaaaagaaagatgatgaTTATAATAATCCCCAACAAAGATTTGAGCATGTTAAGACTCGGATTTTAGAAAAGCTCAACACTGCTCGTGAATTTTCCTCCTCCGTTTCTGCAGCCCGCAAGGATTCGATCCGTAGAAGAAGAAAAGCTTCCGAAGATCTTCTTTCAGCATCCTTAAAGCGCTCTCTCCTTGAAAAGCACTTGGACGAAGCATGTGAGGCGGAAGATTTTGAGACCGCCCAGAGGATCAGCGACGACCTCGCTTCGTCCGAGAACCATAAACAATCTCTTCTCATTGCTCTCAGAGATGCTGAAGCCCATTGCGATGCTGTTGATTCCCAGGTGCATCAGGTTCTCCTCTCCCAGATTGCTGCCGAGGAAGAATCTGCTTCGTTACTCTACCGTTTCTCTGCT GATGCTAAAAATGATGCAGATGTGTTTTTGAAGCAAGCAGAAACATTATCTTCTGAAGAAATGGAAAAATGGCTTTCGTCAACTGAAGCCTTGGAGGGCAGAAAGATAGAACTAGAAATTGAATCACATCTTGTAAATGATGCCCGTTCGGTGTTGAATAATTCAGTTGACGCTCCAATTGAGGAtgataaaagagagaaagaatttcTTTGTAAGAGAAAGAATATGCTGTTTGATGAACTGCAGAAGCTACTTGCTTTGGTGAGGgagaaagagaaggagataGCTGACAATGACTCTAAAATCCAAGCAGTTGAGAAAAGGATTGCTGATGCACTCTCTGGTTTTCAGGAACTCCAATCTAGCGTTGATACAAAGTTTGATAACTTGCAATCGGCAATTTCTCAGTTGGAGTTAGAGAGTGAAGCTTTGTTgatgaaaaaaaaggaaattgatGAGTTCCTCAAGGAGGAAGTGGACAGGGTAACAAAGCTTAAGGAAATTGCCAGAGTTTCTGCAGATGAGGCAAAAGCATACCAAGAAATGGTTGGGCTGAGAAGAAGTCTTATGTCGTCTGTTTTAAAATCCAGGGATTATAAAGTGAGGCTTGCAAAGACTGAGGAGAAACTTTCAGAGGAAATACAGATGCTTCAACAGGAGGTTTCTGCAGCAAGAACTTCCCTACAG GAACTGTCTTCCATGAAATCAAGCATCCAGCAAACTGCGGCATCCTTCAGACAGAGAATTCTTTTTACAGACAAAAGAGCCCCAGAACTTGAAGCAGAAAAGAAAGTTGCTGCTACTGCAAGAAATTTCAAGGAAGCTGCACGAATAGCTGCTGAGGCAAAGTCATTGAGTGGTGAAAAGGATAGCTTACAAATTGAAATGGATAAGGCAGTTTTGAAGCTCGAGAAACTTGAGGGAAATTTTAAAGACACTGTTAAACGATTGCAGGAGACTGAAGAACTGATTATATCCAAGGAAAAAGAGATGGCAGTAGCTCGATTTCAGAGGTTACTTATAGTTTCTGGTGCTGCTACTGCAGAAAGATCAGCTGCCCTAGAGTTGGGTAACCTTGAAGAAGCTAATCTTCTACTTGGTGAGGCTGAAGCAGCTGATCAAGAAGCTAAAAAACTTAAACCTATCTACAATTTAAGGGAggaagaatttgaaaatctacCAAAACACTTCATCTCCATGGAACTTGTTGCCAATTTTGGCAAGAAGCAATTGGCAGAATTGGCTGCATCTGTCCATCTTTCTTCAGCCTGA